Proteins co-encoded in one Bacillus sp. FSL H8-0547 genomic window:
- a CDS encoding CDP-alcohol phosphatidyltransferase family protein, whose amino-acid sequence MLDTHARKYVQPIIQHSAKRLLRAGLTANQVTVLAFIIGSSSGFFVYIGQPLWALAVLWLSGYLDAVDGTMARLTKPSGFGTVLDITFDRVVEISVIVGLALAFPDARLALLLLSVSIILSMTIFLTVGAVSEKQGVKTFYYQAGLAERTEGFILFSLMILLTDHLILITYLFFAIELFTAMQRLREAKTILK is encoded by the coding sequence ATGCTAGATACACATGCAAGAAAATATGTTCAGCCCATCATCCAACATTCTGCAAAGCGGCTCCTGCGAGCGGGGCTCACGGCGAATCAGGTGACGGTTCTGGCTTTTATCATCGGTTCGTCTTCCGGCTTTTTCGTTTATATCGGACAGCCTTTATGGGCCTTGGCCGTACTGTGGTTATCAGGATATTTGGATGCCGTTGACGGAACGATGGCGAGGCTGACTAAACCTTCAGGCTTTGGAACCGTTCTTGACATTACATTTGACAGGGTGGTTGAAATAAGCGTCATCGTAGGTCTTGCGCTTGCCTTCCCTGATGCGCGGCTTGCCCTTCTGCTGTTATCGGTTTCTATTATCCTTTCAATGACCATCTTCCTTACAGTAGGAGCCGTCAGCGAAAAGCAGGGAGTGAAAACCTTTTATTATCAGGCTGGATTGGCTGAGAGGACAGAAGGATTTATTTTGTTTTCTCTAATGATTCTTTTAACTGATCACCTTATTCTTATTACCTATTTATTTTTTGCAATTGAACTGTTTACAGCCATGCAGAGGCTGAGAGAAGCTAAAACCATTTTGAAATAG
- a CDS encoding TVP38/TMEM64 family protein: MKKNSVWKLLFIITGAGVLLWFNSRYLNLQPKTIKDWILSFGAAAPLLYIVLYSVRPLILFPASVMSLAGGLAFGPYLGTLYTLAGATIGAVVAYLAAGTFKLDMFRKSENQRMKTLKKQLEQNGFFYVLILRLIPIVHFDVISYAAGISKVRLLPFAAATFIGVIPGTIAFTFLGSSFAEGNVLLLAAAGAVFLLLMLLPLLFREKVKQLLTNESK; the protein is encoded by the coding sequence ATGAAAAAGAACAGTGTATGGAAATTGCTTTTCATTATAACGGGAGCGGGAGTACTGCTTTGGTTCAACAGCCGTTATCTGAATCTGCAGCCTAAGACGATCAAGGACTGGATATTATCTTTCGGGGCCGCTGCACCGCTCCTTTATATCGTTTTATATTCCGTCAGACCGTTAATTCTTTTTCCCGCGTCTGTCATGTCGCTTGCAGGCGGATTGGCTTTCGGCCCCTATTTGGGGACACTGTATACTCTGGCCGGCGCAACAATTGGAGCGGTAGTTGCCTATTTGGCAGCCGGCACCTTCAAACTCGACATGTTCAGGAAATCAGAAAATCAAAGAATGAAGACACTGAAAAAGCAGCTTGAGCAGAACGGATTTTTCTATGTGCTTATCCTCAGGCTGATACCGATTGTCCATTTTGATGTCATAAGCTATGCAGCCGGCATTTCAAAAGTGAGGCTTCTTCCATTTGCAGCTGCAACTTTTATAGGGGTAATCCCGGGTACAATTGCCTTCACCTTTTTAGGATCAAGCTTTGCCGAAGGGAACGTGCTGCTGCTTGCTGCTGCAGGAGCTGTATTTCTTCTTTTGATGCTCTTGCCCCTGCTTTTCAGGGAAAAAGTAAAACAGCTGCTTACCAATGAATCGAAATGA
- a CDS encoding ABC transporter ATP-binding protein — protein sequence MNQGIELCSLTKMYKQKPVFKRLDLVIPKGEIVSLVGPSGTGKTTLLRCIAGLETLDEGEIKINGENVTWSKPQKRPVVMMFQQPLLFSHMTVFENVEYGLKAAKKKNRREQVAAMLEKVDMSAYSDAYPNELSGGQQQRISLARALIVKPQLILLDEPFSSLDPELRKKMRMWVRKLLKEEGMSALFVTHDMEEAMYMGDRAAVLADGRVHQADVPETLYLHPKTEAAASIFSEGMMTGSGSFVHVSNLRLAVDKNEQYPYRYAAEIEHIFMRHGATFYTLKLKDANDRITIHSDLSAGIQDSVYVEVIHPELIQSFDHSEKEEDAG from the coding sequence TTGAATCAAGGAATAGAACTATGCTCGTTGACAAAAATGTATAAGCAAAAGCCTGTTTTTAAAAGGCTGGACTTGGTCATACCCAAAGGGGAAATTGTTTCGCTTGTCGGTCCTTCAGGGACAGGAAAGACGACTTTGCTGCGGTGCATCGCAGGACTTGAAACGCTTGATGAGGGTGAAATTAAGATCAACGGAGAGAATGTAACCTGGAGTAAACCCCAGAAACGGCCGGTCGTCATGATGTTTCAGCAGCCTCTGCTTTTTTCGCATATGACGGTATTTGAAAACGTTGAGTACGGTTTAAAGGCTGCCAAAAAGAAAAACCGGCGGGAACAGGTCGCTGCGATGCTTGAAAAAGTGGATATGTCAGCTTATTCAGATGCTTATCCAAACGAGTTATCAGGCGGCCAGCAGCAAAGGATTTCTCTTGCGAGGGCACTTATTGTGAAACCCCAGCTGATCCTTTTGGATGAGCCGTTTTCAAGTCTTGATCCTGAGCTCAGGAAAAAAATGAGAATGTGGGTAAGAAAGCTGCTTAAGGAAGAGGGCATGTCTGCATTATTTGTTACACATGATATGGAAGAAGCGATGTACATGGGGGACCGGGCAGCCGTTCTTGCTGACGGCAGGGTTCATCAGGCAGATGTTCCGGAAACCCTCTATCTGCATCCTAAAACGGAAGCTGCCGCTTCGATCTTCAGCGAAGGGATGATGACCGGCAGCGGCTCGTTTGTGCATGTCAGCAATCTAAGGCTTGCTGTCGATAAGAATGAGCAGTATCCATACAGATATGCTGCTGAAATTGAACACATTTTTATGAGGCATGGCGCCACTTTCTATACGCTAAAACTGAAAGATGCAAATGATAGAATAACCATCCATTCAGATCTATCGGCAGGTATTCAGGATTCAGTCTACGTAGAAGTCATTCATCCGGAACTCATTCAGTCGTTTGATCATTCCGAAAAAGAGGAAGATGCAGGATGA
- a CDS encoding ABC transporter permease subunit, whose translation MKWQERNRLKPAVPSVLFTLVMVFAGLWLAAAESLTAPDGAKSLSAYHDLFTNEPFRDSLVYSLKITLLSTVISILAGLLIIRSVYPLLKNRYLKLAAWIPMLFPHFVWGYMLFLLLSQNGWISSISVELGLISSSGAFPDLMKDSEGTGIILTYVWKEIPFVLLILLPVYLQLNMGRKDAVYTLGGNEWDAFKLVEWPVLIPSLIEIFILLFSFIFAAYEVPALLGTTYPKMVSVLTYEWFYSGDWSRRPAAFAVMIFSTAVILAVLAAVYLLLNKQRERITKSSTVESMPHGNGSRTVMAVLLILFTAPVVFVIAKSMTSGWTGLLPETFSGRGYALLMEEPKLAEALSQSITIAVCVIVLNLLLGIPAAQVLAHYSFKWKSAVETLLLTPVIVPVLAIAMGLHTVFIQAGLAGSLSGVVLIHLLPTLPYTIKVMRSGFERAGVLSGEQAALLGAGRFKVFYTIYFPQLIPSIRSVIFLASTISLSQYLLTALIGGGNVLTLAGLYFPYFSSADDTVIASFSMLFAILPIGIWLLFEGLLSLVTPYQKR comes from the coding sequence ATGAAGTGGCAGGAAAGAAATAGGCTGAAGCCTGCCGTCCCCTCAGTCCTGTTTACCTTAGTAATGGTTTTTGCAGGACTGTGGCTTGCTGCGGCTGAGAGCTTAACGGCGCCTGATGGAGCGAAAAGCCTGTCAGCGTATCACGATCTTTTTACTAATGAGCCTTTCAGGGATTCATTAGTTTACAGTTTGAAAATCACCCTGCTGTCGACAGTCATTTCTATTTTGGCAGGTTTATTGATTATCAGGTCTGTCTATCCGCTTTTGAAAAATAGATATCTTAAGCTTGCTGCATGGATTCCAATGCTTTTCCCCCATTTTGTGTGGGGGTACATGCTGTTTTTGCTGTTATCACAAAACGGCTGGATTTCGTCCATTTCAGTTGAACTGGGACTGATCTCCTCATCAGGCGCTTTTCCTGATCTGATGAAAGATTCAGAAGGGACCGGCATTATTCTCACATATGTATGGAAAGAGATTCCGTTCGTTCTTCTCATCCTTCTTCCTGTCTATCTGCAGCTGAATATGGGACGCAAAGATGCTGTGTATACTCTCGGAGGTAATGAATGGGATGCTTTTAAGCTGGTGGAGTGGCCGGTGCTCATCCCCAGTCTGATCGAAATCTTTATTCTTTTGTTTTCCTTTATTTTTGCAGCCTACGAAGTGCCTGCTCTGCTTGGGACGACTTACCCGAAAATGGTTTCTGTTTTAACTTATGAGTGGTTTTATTCGGGTGACTGGAGCAGAAGACCTGCTGCATTTGCTGTTATGATTTTCTCAACTGCTGTCATTCTTGCAGTTCTTGCAGCTGTTTATCTCCTATTGAATAAGCAAAGAGAGAGAATAACGAAGTCCAGTACGGTGGAAAGCATGCCTCATGGGAATGGGTCCCGTACTGTGATGGCCGTTTTGCTGATTCTGTTCACAGCCCCGGTCGTATTCGTTATAGCGAAAAGTATGACATCGGGATGGACCGGACTGCTTCCGGAAACTTTTTCAGGAAGAGGATACGCTTTATTGATGGAAGAGCCAAAACTAGCAGAAGCTTTGTCTCAGTCCATCACGATTGCCGTTTGTGTGATTGTGCTGAACCTGCTGCTTGGCATACCTGCTGCCCAGGTTCTTGCCCACTATTCTTTTAAATGGAAATCAGCAGTTGAAACGCTGCTGCTTACACCTGTCATTGTGCCGGTTCTGGCGATCGCAATGGGACTTCATACAGTGTTTATCCAGGCAGGCTTGGCCGGGTCGCTTTCTGGTGTTGTCCTGATCCACCTGCTCCCGACTCTGCCCTACACCATCAAAGTGATGCGTTCAGGATTTGAAAGAGCGGGAGTTTTGTCGGGCGAACAGGCAGCTTTGCTTGGAGCCGGCAGGTTTAAAGTGTTTTACACCATTTATTTTCCTCAGCTGATCCCGTCAATACGAAGCGTTATTTTTCTGGCATCAACGATCTCCCTAAGCCAGTATTTGCTTACAGCTCTAATAGGAGGGGGAAATGTACTTACACTTGCAGGTCTGTATTTTCCTTACTTCAGCAGTGCAGATGACACGGTGATCGCGAGTTTTTCCATGCTGTTTGCCATCCTTCCAATTGGAATCTGGCTTTTGTTTGAAGGGCTGCTTAGCTTAGTAACTCCATATCAGAAAAGGTGA
- a CDS encoding ABC transporter substrate-binding protein: MKPFILFLILLTAAAGCSQSSAPNKNREALDLSWEEIEKEADGTTVRMFMWGGDEGINQYIDDWAAPRLKEQYGLNLERVPMDAPEFLQKLLNEKKAGETKGSTDIIWINGENFKNAKNSELLYGPFTEKLPNFKKHINGDALDIQYDFGEKTEGLEAPWGKVQFVFHYDGAKVKNPPASLEELKQWAEENPGKFTYPDANDFTGNAFLRHVFYESGGGADRFLKEGFDEELAASSSSDMWTYLNDLKPSLWKKGSAYPNSLTELDRLYSSGEVWMTMGYNEARAESLIEKGIFPETTKSFVLDSGSLGNTHFLGIPFNTQNPEGAMTAINFFMSPEAQLAKHDSTYWGEGMAVDPETFNEEQKKQLKEIERGQSVLPQDVLQKALVPEVDAQYVNWLKENWLNEVAGKK, translated from the coding sequence ATGAAGCCATTTATACTGTTTTTAATTTTGTTGACAGCAGCAGCCGGTTGCTCCCAATCTTCTGCTCCAAATAAAAATCGGGAGGCACTGGATCTATCGTGGGAAGAGATTGAAAAAGAGGCAGATGGAACGACAGTCCGAATGTTTATGTGGGGCGGTGACGAGGGAATTAATCAGTACATTGACGACTGGGCTGCGCCAAGACTTAAAGAGCAATATGGACTGAACCTTGAACGGGTTCCGATGGACGCCCCTGAATTTCTTCAAAAGCTCCTGAACGAGAAAAAGGCCGGAGAAACCAAAGGTTCAACAGATATTATCTGGATTAACGGAGAAAACTTTAAAAACGCCAAAAACAGTGAACTTCTTTACGGGCCATTTACAGAAAAGCTTCCGAATTTCAAAAAACATATCAACGGGGATGCCCTTGATATTCAGTATGATTTCGGAGAAAAAACAGAAGGTCTTGAAGCACCGTGGGGCAAGGTGCAGTTTGTTTTTCACTATGACGGGGCGAAGGTGAAGAATCCCCCGGCATCGCTTGAGGAACTTAAACAATGGGCAGAGGAAAATCCCGGAAAGTTCACCTACCCCGATGCTAATGACTTCACGGGAAATGCTTTTTTAAGGCATGTTTTCTATGAGTCGGGAGGAGGAGCAGACCGCTTTCTGAAAGAAGGTTTTGATGAAGAACTTGCAGCCTCATCAAGCTCTGATATGTGGACCTATCTGAATGATCTAAAACCATCTCTCTGGAAAAAAGGATCTGCCTACCCGAATTCGCTGACAGAGCTTGACAGACTGTACAGCAGCGGGGAAGTGTGGATGACAATGGGCTATAACGAAGCAAGAGCGGAGAGTTTAATCGAAAAAGGAATTTTCCCTGAAACGACCAAATCGTTCGTGCTTGATTCCGGATCACTCGGAAACACTCATTTTCTGGGTATCCCTTTCAACACTCAGAACCCGGAAGGCGCTATGACGGCCATCAACTTCTTCATGTCTCCTGAAGCTCAGCTGGCGAAGCATGACAGCACATATTGGGGAGAGGGAATGGCAGTTGATCCGGAAACATTTAATGAGGAGCAAAAGAAGCAGCTTAAAGAAATTGAGAGGGGACAGTCAGTGCTCCCTCAGGATGTCCTCCAAAAAGCGCTTGTTCCTGAAGTGGATGCACAATACGTGAACTGGTTAAAGGAGAATTGGCTGAATGAAGTGGCAGGAAAGAAATAG
- a CDS encoding methyl-accepting chemotaxis protein gives MKKAVMFWRNIKIGWKFSFSVMMCILLFAISMMVTFAQLSRVDEHISEMDKLSTSASTITEMGSIFRSMDIAIADYIINPTDENKENYLDKRKKLLDAGDKSKKEFNDPEETALYLKMIQNDKMLNDLFYITVMPAVEQNNAQTLSQARERANVLRDETIAALYELRDLKNKERTDAAEDSRSSMEQIAFTLLGALVVSIVLSGAITFVVQRMIIRHFNRVIRFSHEISAGNLAAPDLEYGGRDEIGQLTASQNELKTKMNNMVRQIKKASEELQVRSGQLNKASVEVNEGSRHVSATMQELAAGSSAQSHASSDIASQMDDFSRQLEKANEEGAFMRKSSHEVMHLVSQGSVQMNSSSARMNDIMGVMNKSAAEVMNLDDKTKEIAALVTVIEQIAEQTNLLSLNAAIEAARVGEHGKGFAVVADEVRKLAVGVSASVSDITRIVEDFRNVSKNVAATLNSGQLRVKDSASSIKQTGESFEMITKSIRKLDEKIANVDDYMKTIASGMVLVNRAAEEVAAVSEESAAGIEEVSASVHQSSENIREVAASSDRLKALSDELSQLVGEFQV, from the coding sequence ATGAAAAAAGCGGTCATGTTCTGGAGAAATATCAAAATTGGCTGGAAGTTCAGCTTTTCTGTTATGATGTGCATTCTTCTCTTTGCAATCTCAATGATGGTAACGTTTGCACAGCTGAGCAGAGTGGACGAACATATATCAGAAATGGACAAATTGAGCACAAGTGCAAGCACAATCACTGAGATGGGTTCGATTTTCCGGTCGATGGATATTGCCATTGCTGATTACATCATTAATCCCACAGACGAAAACAAAGAAAACTATCTTGATAAGAGAAAGAAATTGCTGGATGCAGGAGACAAAAGCAAGAAAGAATTCAATGATCCAGAAGAAACAGCGTTATACTTGAAGATGATTCAAAATGACAAAATGTTGAATGATCTCTTTTACATAACGGTTATGCCTGCAGTCGAACAGAACAATGCGCAGACATTAAGCCAGGCGAGGGAGAGAGCGAATGTACTCAGAGATGAGACCATTGCAGCCCTTTATGAGCTCCGGGACTTGAAAAACAAAGAAAGAACAGATGCGGCTGAGGATTCCCGCAGCAGCATGGAACAGATTGCTTTCACTTTGCTTGGAGCCCTTGTTGTTTCTATTGTTCTATCAGGAGCGATTACGTTCGTCGTTCAAAGAATGATTATCAGGCATTTTAACCGTGTCATCCGCTTCTCACATGAGATTTCAGCCGGAAATCTTGCTGCTCCAGACCTTGAATATGGTGGGCGGGATGAAATCGGGCAGCTGACCGCTTCCCAAAATGAGCTGAAAACAAAGATGAACAACATGGTCCGCCAAATTAAAAAAGCATCTGAAGAGCTGCAAGTGCGAAGCGGCCAATTAAACAAAGCTTCCGTCGAAGTCAATGAAGGAAGCAGGCATGTATCGGCAACGATGCAGGAGCTTGCTGCAGGTTCATCTGCGCAGTCCCATGCTTCATCAGACATCGCATCTCAAATGGATGACTTCTCAAGGCAGCTCGAAAAAGCGAATGAAGAAGGCGCCTTTATGAGGAAGTCATCACATGAAGTGATGCATTTAGTTTCACAGGGATCTGTACAGATGAATTCATCTTCTGCCAGAATGAATGACATCATGGGTGTGATGAATAAATCTGCAGCAGAAGTCATGAATCTGGATGATAAAACAAAAGAAATTGCTGCGCTTGTTACGGTCATTGAACAAATTGCCGAACAGACAAATCTTTTATCTCTCAATGCCGCAATTGAAGCTGCGAGAGTAGGAGAGCACGGCAAGGGATTTGCCGTTGTTGCGGATGAAGTAAGGAAACTCGCTGTTGGGGTATCGGCTTCTGTATCCGATATTACAAGGATTGTTGAAGACTTCAGAAACGTTTCTAAAAATGTGGCAGCCACGTTAAACAGCGGACAGCTCCGTGTGAAAGATTCTGCTTCCTCTATTAAGCAAACAGGTGAATCATTTGAGATGATCACCAAATCGATCCGAAAGCTTGATGAAAAGATAGCCAATGTGGACGATTACATGAAAACAATTGCAAGCGGGATGGTGCTGGTCAACAGGGCGGCAGAAGAAGTTGCTGCTGTGTCTGAGGAGTCAGCGGCAGGGATTGAAGAAGTTTCCGCTTCTGTGCACCAGTCTTCTGAAAACATAAGAGAGGTGGCAGCCTCCTCCGACCGTCTGAAAGCTCTGTCTGATGAACTCTCCCAGCTCGTTGGAGAATTTCAAGTATGA
- a CDS encoding EAL domain-containing protein produces the protein MHACSFCYQSFPISPAGFLTIKNTDSAYTSFLESSGFTFKGEGRFELAYSTKDELKEKILPLASFFADKPWLAAIHSGMKEEKTSFHDLQLVCAHIMNEETVHLIQNGTFVSHLQPIIHAQSGRLYGYESLLRAMDQEISPYRLFQTAVETNMQSVLDKKAREAAIKAKASHIPAGIKSFINFLPSTIYNPEYCLKHTFDIVKKYGVSPQDLVFEVVETEKIEDVVHLKKVLNVYRENGMKVALDDLGAGYATLEMLHELQPDYVKIDRHYISNCHSDTEKQAFVSNVIAIGKKLSIQVLGEGVETEEEFAFLREKGIDFIQGYLIGKPSAKPVIPMILAG, from the coding sequence ATGCATGCGTGTTCGTTTTGTTATCAGTCATTTCCAATCAGCCCGGCTGGTTTCTTAACTATTAAAAATACAGACTCAGCCTATACCAGCTTCCTGGAATCCTCCGGTTTTACGTTCAAAGGTGAAGGAAGATTCGAGCTTGCTTATTCAACTAAAGATGAACTCAAAGAGAAAATCTTGCCTTTAGCTTCTTTTTTTGCAGACAAACCATGGCTTGCCGCCATTCATTCAGGCATGAAAGAGGAAAAAACATCTTTCCATGACCTCCAGTTAGTCTGTGCCCACATTATGAACGAGGAGACTGTCCATCTTATACAAAACGGAACATTTGTCAGCCATCTGCAGCCTATCATCCATGCACAAAGCGGCAGGCTTTACGGCTATGAATCACTGCTGCGTGCGATGGATCAGGAAATCTCCCCATACCGGCTCTTTCAAACAGCCGTCGAAACGAACATGCAGTCAGTATTGGATAAAAAGGCAAGGGAAGCGGCGATTAAAGCAAAGGCATCTCATATTCCTGCAGGCATTAAAAGCTTTATTAACTTTCTGCCTTCCACCATCTATAATCCGGAGTATTGTCTGAAACATACCTTTGATATCGTAAAGAAATACGGTGTTTCACCGCAGGATTTAGTCTTTGAAGTGGTTGAAACGGAAAAAATAGAGGATGTTGTTCATTTGAAAAAAGTGCTTAACGTATACAGGGAGAATGGAATGAAAGTGGCTCTCGATGATTTAGGGGCAGGATATGCCACCCTTGAAATGCTTCATGAGCTGCAGCCTGACTATGTGAAAATTGACAGGCATTATATTTCGAACTGCCATAGCGACACGGAAAAACAGGCTTTCGTGTCAAATGTCATAGCCATCGGCAAAAAGCTCAGCATACAGGTGCTTGGCGAAGGTGTTGAAACGGAAGAAGAGTTTGCTTTTCTAAGAGAGAAAGGGATTGATTTTATACAGGGCTACCTTATAGGCAAGCCAAGTGCAAAACCGGTTATTCCAATGATATTAGCGGGATGA
- a CDS encoding thermonuclease family protein has product MKKWIALLLGAMLSAGCSDEAAEQPKTGQPAVMQDEKEEVTEDAAAPAVQEEKPQDKQESSSESFIEAEVIKVIDGDTVKVMAEGREETLRLLLVDTPETVHPNKPVQPFGPEASRFAKDTLSGKKVELELDVGERDKYGRLLVYLHVDGKMFNEMLIEKGLARVGYVYAPNTKHVDRFYELQKQAQQSEIGIWSIENYAAEDEGFRDLQEKEEAPAESKDESCAIKGNISSSGEKIYHLPDGQYYDVTEEEELFCSEKEAAQAGYRASKR; this is encoded by the coding sequence ATGAAAAAATGGATTGCACTCCTGCTCGGAGCCATGCTCTCAGCAGGCTGCTCGGATGAGGCGGCAGAGCAGCCCAAAACCGGGCAGCCTGCTGTTATGCAGGATGAAAAAGAAGAAGTAACAGAAGATGCCGCTGCACCTGCAGTCCAGGAAGAAAAACCGCAGGATAAACAAGAAAGCAGTTCCGAATCATTTATTGAGGCTGAAGTTATCAAAGTAATTGACGGAGACACCGTAAAAGTAATGGCAGAAGGAAGAGAAGAAACGCTTCGCCTCCTGCTTGTTGACACACCCGAAACCGTCCATCCGAATAAACCGGTTCAGCCGTTTGGCCCTGAAGCCAGCCGCTTTGCCAAAGACACGCTCTCAGGAAAAAAAGTCGAGCTTGAACTCGACGTTGGCGAGAGAGACAAGTACGGACGGCTCCTTGTTTATCTTCACGTGGACGGGAAGATGTTTAATGAAATGCTGATAGAAAAAGGCCTTGCAAGAGTGGGATATGTGTATGCTCCGAACACAAAGCATGTAGACCGGTTTTATGAGCTGCAAAAGCAGGCTCAGCAAAGCGAGATCGGAATATGGAGCATTGAAAACTATGCAGCTGAAGACGAGGGGTTCAGGGATCTCCAGGAAAAAGAGGAAGCGCCTGCAGAAAGCAAGGATGAGTCATGCGCCATCAAGGGGAATATTTCTTCTTCAGGAGAGAAAATCTACCATCTTCCAGACGGCCAGTATTATGATGTGACGGAAGAAGAGGAACTGTTCTGTTCAGAAAAAGAAGCCGCTCAGGCAGGATACAGAGCGTCAAAAAGGTAA
- a CDS encoding Xaa-Pro peptidase family protein, whose amino-acid sequence MKKERLQKLGDWLNEQNTDAVFISSTENVFYLTNFYTDPHERLMGLFVFKEAEPFFICPGMEVSQARDAGFEGEIIGYADHEDPWEKVKTAIHKRGRQNMKKAAFEKELLPFSRAEEIQKILPDAALVSAEEIMNELRLVKDETELAILKQAAELADYGVEVGVQSLKEGVSEMDVLAKIEYELKRKGIREMSFSTMVLFGQKSGQPHGNPGLARLKDGDFVLFDMGVVLDGYCSDITRTLAYKSVSSEQRNIYQTVLDAQLQALDASRPGTRIGDLDQIARDVITNAGYGEYFPHRLGHGLGISVHEYPSISHTNNGVLKEGMVYTIEPGIYVPEIGGVRIEDDVCITKDGHETLTKFPKDLQIIS is encoded by the coding sequence ATGAAGAAAGAAAGACTCCAAAAACTCGGCGATTGGCTTAACGAGCAGAACACAGATGCTGTGTTTATATCGTCAACAGAAAATGTTTTTTACTTGACAAATTTTTACACTGATCCTCATGAGCGGCTAATGGGGTTATTTGTATTTAAAGAGGCCGAACCGTTTTTCATTTGTCCCGGCATGGAAGTCTCCCAAGCTAGAGACGCAGGTTTTGAAGGTGAAATCATCGGATATGCCGATCATGAAGATCCATGGGAAAAAGTGAAAACGGCCATACATAAAAGAGGCCGGCAAAACATGAAGAAGGCAGCCTTTGAAAAAGAGCTGCTTCCTTTTTCCAGAGCAGAAGAAATTCAGAAGATTCTTCCGGATGCAGCCTTAGTATCAGCTGAAGAGATTATGAATGAGCTTCGTCTTGTAAAGGATGAAACGGAGCTTGCCATTTTGAAGCAGGCAGCAGAACTTGCCGACTACGGTGTTGAAGTCGGTGTTCAGTCCTTAAAAGAAGGCGTTTCTGAAATGGACGTACTTGCTAAAATCGAATATGAACTAAAGCGGAAAGGAATCCGCGAAATGTCCTTTTCAACGATGGTTCTCTTCGGGCAAAAATCAGGCCAGCCTCATGGAAATCCTGGACTTGCCCGTTTAAAAGACGGAGATTTTGTGCTGTTTGATATGGGAGTTGTTCTTGATGGGTACTGCTCGGATATTACAAGGACACTAGCTTACAAATCTGTCAGCAGCGAGCAGAGAAACATTTATCAGACCGTTCTTGACGCCCAGCTGCAGGCGCTTGATGCAAGCAGACCAGGCACCAGAATCGGAGATCTCGACCAGATTGCACGTGATGTGATTACAAATGCCGGCTACGGCGAGTATTTCCCTCACCGTCTTGGCCACGGGCTTGGCATCAGCGTTCATGAGTACCCGTCTATTAGCCATACAAATAACGGAGTGCTTAAAGAGGGGATGGTCTATACGATCGAACCGGGCATCTATGTTCCTGAAATCGGCGGAGTCCGCATAGAAGATGATGTCTGCATTACAAAAGACGGCCATGAAACGCTGACAAAATTCCCAAAAGACCTGCAAATTATTTCGTAA